A single genomic interval of Prosthecodimorpha staleyi harbors:
- a CDS encoding mandelate racemase/muconate lactonizing enzyme family protein: protein MKITAIRATPVNIPLEAPYLWSYGSLAGFSKTIVEVETSDGLVGLGEGPSPANAALIANSFAPRLIGRDPIDIQACEALCLPSWRGVYTDVDFAGIRAFGAIEMALWDLRGKAWGRPLSDLFGGRVRDAITFTDYFAFREAKDGVGGESDPQAVLDYCLGQKERFGTTMFEGKLSTADPKPSIETLALLRDGLGPEAVLRVDSNKAYSLATATRIAQAIEPLGIRSWEDPVATFEDMAKLRRHTAIPFSVHTPDLRRAVALGVPDAFCTDVNVHGGIGRTLKFIAACEQMGLDFWCYSGDSGIASSVYLHLAAAFEHIREPSQSLFHMQPFDVIEEGPLRPRNNQVPVPTGPGIGVTLSPDRLAFCHRHFVDNGPFNKFHDPDRPDRFRRLPLS, encoded by the coding sequence ATGAAGATCACAGCCATCCGCGCCACGCCGGTCAACATCCCGCTCGAGGCGCCCTATCTCTGGTCCTACGGCTCGCTGGCGGGCTTCTCGAAGACCATCGTCGAGGTCGAGACCAGCGATGGGCTGGTCGGGCTCGGCGAGGGGCCGTCGCCTGCCAATGCGGCGCTGATCGCCAACAGCTTTGCGCCGCGCCTGATCGGTCGCGATCCGATCGACATCCAGGCCTGCGAGGCGCTGTGCCTGCCGTCCTGGCGCGGCGTCTATACGGATGTCGACTTCGCCGGCATCCGCGCCTTCGGGGCGATCGAGATGGCGCTCTGGGATCTGCGCGGCAAGGCCTGGGGCCGGCCGCTTTCGGACCTTTTCGGCGGCCGCGTGCGCGATGCCATCACGTTCACGGACTATTTCGCCTTCCGCGAGGCCAAGGACGGCGTCGGCGGCGAGAGCGATCCGCAGGCGGTGCTCGACTACTGCCTCGGCCAGAAGGAGCGCTTCGGCACCACGATGTTCGAGGGCAAGCTCTCCACCGCCGACCCGAAGCCGTCCATCGAGACGCTGGCGCTGCTGCGCGACGGCCTCGGCCCGGAGGCGGTGTTGCGGGTCGATTCCAACAAGGCCTATTCATTGGCGACCGCGACGCGCATCGCGCAGGCGATCGAGCCGCTCGGCATCCGCTCCTGGGAGGATCCGGTCGCCACCTTCGAAGACATGGCGAAACTCCGCCGCCACACCGCGATCCCCTTCTCGGTGCACACGCCGGACCTGCGCCGCGCCGTGGCGCTCGGCGTGCCCGACGCCTTCTGCACCGACGTGAATGTCCATGGCGGCATCGGCCGGACGCTGAAATTCATCGCCGCCTGCGAGCAGATGGGCCTCGATTTCTGGTGCTATTCGGGCGATTCCGGCATCGCCAGCAGCGTCTACCTGCATCTCGCCGCCGCCTTCGAGCATATCCGCGAGCCGTCGCAGTCGCTGTTCCACATGCAGCCCTTCGACGTGATCGAGGAGGGCCCGCTGCGCCCGCGCAACAATCAGGTCCCAGTGCCGACCGGCCCCGGCATCGGCGTGACGCTGTCGCCGGATCGGCTGGCCTTCTGCCACCGCCATTTCGTCGACAACGGCCCCTTCAACAAGTTCCACGACCCCGACCGCCCCGACCGGTTCCGCCGCCTGCCGCTGTCGTGA
- a CDS encoding phosphopantetheine-binding protein: MPQFSREQIRDEVTALVGSILTASGRNPAIDPDVALVDAGLASVDMVNLMLGVEASFDLMIPREDLTPENFRSVASVEAMVARLIGLDRPLSKVA, encoded by the coding sequence ATGCCGCAGTTTTCGAGAGAGCAGATCCGCGACGAGGTGACGGCGCTGGTCGGGTCCATCCTGACCGCCTCCGGCCGCAATCCGGCGATCGATCCGGATGTCGCGCTGGTCGATGCCGGCCTGGCATCGGTCGACATGGTCAATCTGATGCTCGGCGTCGAGGCGAGCTTCGACCTGATGATCCCGCGCGAGGATCTGACGCCGGAGAATTTCCGCTCGGTCGCCAGCGTCGAGGCCATGGTGGCCCGCCTCATCGGCCTGGACCGGCCGCTGTCCAAGGTCGCCTGA
- a CDS encoding amino acid--[acyl-carrier-protein] ligase: MNMIAPKGFACTPADPLDPLAEVLFHKMGAEGVYARTALYEGIVDKLAALISGHREEGTEVFRFPPVMSRSQLEKSGYLKSFPNLLGCVCALHGTEREILDAVTRFDRGGTWTDALSPADLVLSPAACYPVYPIVAERGPLPAGGLVFDVAADCFRHEPSKHLDRLQSFRMREYVMIGAPDDVAAFRERWMERAQGIARDLGLTFRVDTASDPFFGRVGQIKAVSQVQQALKFELLVPLRSEESPTACMSFNYHREHFGVTWDIKDANGEPAHTGCVAFGMDRLAVALFHTHGTDLARWPASVRSLLAL, from the coding sequence ATGAACATGATCGCCCCCAAGGGGTTCGCCTGCACGCCCGCCGATCCGCTCGATCCGCTCGCCGAGGTGCTGTTCCACAAGATGGGCGCGGAGGGCGTCTATGCCCGCACCGCGCTCTACGAGGGCATCGTCGACAAGCTGGCGGCGCTGATCTCCGGCCATCGGGAGGAGGGCACCGAGGTGTTCCGCTTCCCGCCGGTGATGAGCCGCAGCCAGCTGGAGAAGTCCGGCTATCTGAAGAGCTTCCCGAACCTGCTCGGCTGCGTCTGCGCCCTGCATGGCACCGAGCGCGAGATCCTCGACGCGGTCACCCGCTTCGACCGCGGCGGGACCTGGACCGACGCGCTTTCGCCGGCCGACCTCGTCCTGTCGCCGGCGGCCTGCTACCCGGTTTATCCGATCGTCGCCGAGCGCGGTCCGCTGCCGGCCGGCGGCCTGGTCTTCGACGTGGCGGCCGACTGCTTCCGCCACGAGCCGTCGAAGCATCTCGACCGGCTGCAGTCCTTCCGGATGCGCGAATATGTCATGATCGGCGCCCCGGACGATGTCGCCGCCTTCCGCGAGCGCTGGATGGAGCGGGCGCAGGGCATCGCCCGCGATCTCGGCCTGACCTTCCGGGTCGACACCGCCTCCGACCCCTTCTTCGGCCGCGTCGGCCAGATCAAGGCGGTCAGCCAGGTGCAGCAGGCGCTGAAATTCGAACTGCTCGTGCCGCTGCGCTCGGAGGAAAGCCCGACCGCCTGCATGAGCTTCAACTATCATCGCGAGCATTTCGGCGTGACCTGGGACATCAAGGACGCCAATGGCGAGCCGGCCCATACCGGCTGCGTCGCCTTCGGCATGGACCGCCTCGCGGTCGCCCTGTTCCACACCCACGGCACCGATCTCGCCCGCTGGCCGGCGAGCGTGCGGTCGCTGCTCGCCCTCTGA
- a CDS encoding SDR family NAD(P)-dependent oxidoreductase, with translation MRNVLVTGGSRGIGLAIVRRLSAAGYGVVATARRESDELAAAIAAAEVAGAGPIRFRALDMNEIAAIPAFVRDLRKEVGALYGLVNNAGIGTEGVLATMYESQIAELLRVNVEAPIVLTKYVVRHMLAAGEGRIVNMGSIIGSTGYHALSVYGATKAALEGFSRSLSREVGRMGITVNVVAPGFVETELTRGLGEDGRAKIAGRSALRRLPEPDDIARTVEFLLGDGGRNITGTVLTVDAGNTA, from the coding sequence TTGCGTAATGTCCTGGTCACCGGCGGCAGCCGCGGCATCGGCCTGGCGATCGTGCGCCGCCTCTCGGCGGCGGGCTACGGCGTCGTCGCCACGGCGCGGCGCGAGAGCGACGAGCTCGCCGCCGCGATTGCGGCCGCAGAGGTCGCCGGCGCGGGGCCGATCCGGTTCCGTGCCCTCGACATGAACGAGATCGCCGCCATCCCGGCCTTCGTGCGCGACCTGCGCAAAGAGGTCGGCGCGCTCTACGGCCTCGTCAACAATGCCGGCATCGGCACGGAGGGCGTGCTGGCGACCATGTATGAGAGCCAGATCGCCGAGCTCCTCAGGGTCAATGTCGAGGCGCCGATCGTGCTGACCAAATATGTCGTCCGCCACATGCTGGCGGCCGGCGAAGGCCGCATCGTCAATATGGGCTCGATCATCGGCTCGACCGGCTATCACGCCCTCTCGGTCTACGGTGCCACCAAGGCGGCGCTCGAAGGCTTCAGCCGCTCGCTGTCGCGCGAAGTCGGCCGGATGGGCATCACCGTCAACGTCGTCGCGCCCGGCTTCGTCGAGACCGAACTGACGCGCGGCCTGGGCGAGGACGGCCGCGCCAAGATCGCCGGCCGCAGCGCGCTGCGGCGCCTGCCGGAACCCGACGACATCGCCCGCACCGTCGAATTCCTGCTCGGCGACGGCGGCCGCAACATCACCGGCACGGTGCTGACCGTGGATGCCGGCAACACCGCCTGA
- a CDS encoding acyl-CoA dehydrogenase family protein codes for MTIINVREAETRSHMPVGPAAAGFADAKADLVRRTAEVAAIAAAHADAVDREASYPAAAMAAAREQRLLGVLVPRELGGEGASIHDVMEMCYTLGRACSSTAMIVAMHHVKVACIVRHGRGHAWMEGMMRRIARDQMLMGSSTTEGNNGGNVRSSAAPAEVADGRFHLVRDASVISYGAECDGIVTTARRAADAAGSDQVLVVIAKEDYALTPTQGWDVMGMRGTRSIGFKLEASGSAEQIVAEPYDRVHTQTMVPFAHLTWGSAWTGVAAAAVERTQKFLRKVARSNGGQMPPGARHFGLARASLARARALLAANADRYAGIYEDERALGSLEFQSAIAGLKVDVSDLAVETVMASLRANGLSGYRNDGEFSVSRHLRDVLSAPIMIHNDRVAANMATANLMAEVAPSLRA; via the coding sequence ATGACGATCATCAATGTCCGCGAGGCGGAAACCCGCAGTCACATGCCGGTCGGCCCGGCCGCAGCCGGCTTCGCCGATGCGAAGGCTGACCTGGTGCGACGGACCGCCGAGGTGGCGGCGATCGCCGCGGCGCATGCCGATGCGGTGGATCGCGAGGCGAGCTATCCGGCGGCCGCCATGGCGGCCGCGCGCGAACAGCGACTGCTCGGCGTCCTGGTGCCGCGCGAACTCGGCGGCGAGGGCGCGTCCATCCATGACGTGATGGAGATGTGCTACACGCTCGGCCGCGCCTGTTCGTCCACGGCGATGATCGTCGCCATGCACCATGTCAAGGTCGCCTGCATCGTGCGCCATGGCCGCGGCCATGCCTGGATGGAAGGCATGATGCGTCGCATCGCCCGCGACCAGATGCTGATGGGCTCCTCGACCACCGAGGGCAACAATGGCGGCAATGTCCGCTCCAGCGCCGCGCCGGCCGAGGTTGCCGACGGCCGCTTCCACCTCGTGCGTGACGCCTCGGTCATCTCCTACGGCGCGGAATGCGACGGTATCGTCACCACCGCACGCCGCGCGGCCGATGCGGCCGGCTCCGACCAGGTGCTGGTCGTGATCGCCAAGGAGGACTATGCGCTCACCCCGACCCAGGGCTGGGACGTGATGGGTATGCGCGGCACGCGCAGCATCGGCTTCAAGCTGGAGGCATCCGGCTCCGCCGAGCAGATCGTCGCCGAGCCCTACGACCGGGTCCATACCCAGACCATGGTGCCCTTCGCGCATCTGACCTGGGGCTCCGCCTGGACCGGCGTCGCCGCCGCGGCGGTGGAGCGGACGCAGAAGTTCCTGCGCAAGGTCGCGCGCAGCAATGGCGGGCAGATGCCGCCCGGCGCCCGCCATTTCGGCCTCGCCAGGGCCTCGCTCGCCCGGGCGCGGGCGCTGCTCGCCGCCAATGCCGATCGCTATGCCGGCATCTACGAGGACGAGCGCGCGCTCGGCTCGCTCGAGTTCCAGTCGGCCATCGCGGGCCTGAAGGTCGATGTCTCGGATCTGGCTGTCGAGACCGTGATGGCTTCGCTCCGGGCCAACGGCCTGTCGGGCTATCGCAACGACGGCGAGTTCAGCGTCTCGCGCCATCTGCGCGACGTGCTCTCCGCGCCGATCATGATCCACAACGACCGCGTCGCCGCCAACATGGCCACCGCCAACCTGATGGCCGAAGTCGCGCCGAGCCTCCGGGCCTGA
- a CDS encoding DUF1501 domain-containing protein encodes MSDDHFPAVDPRILRAAAEGCTESRILMNRRHMLGVSAGFFAWAFAPKFAVAGSSTDPRLLLVIIRGGMDGLNTVVPFGDPNYAGLRGGIAMPAASTIQLNSFFGMHPSLTALGSLYGAGQAAVVHATCTPKRNRSHFDAQDNLETGLPADGNTTNATGWLNRLLTALPSGDPIRVGGAVQVGEAPVVLRGPAPVLGWSPTWFSHVNQITTNNLLGVYDAVDPGMAGYLRRGLTADALAEAVDPNGGSEDISQLRKAFRGAARMMRVDTGPRIAVLSVEGFDTHVDQGGATGQLATRLAELDGGIADYRTEMAEAWAQTVVVCVTEFGRTAAVNGNLGTDHGVGTVALLAGGAVNGGNVFTDWPGLAPQNLYEQSDLNPTTDLRSIFKGVLQDHLGVPKTLLDETIFPSSASVPVLQNLIRSPVSADQIAKSSLVTATAKTKALRGKMQAGWSAPTRPVDAKSAAGRRNLGGIAKYRQAFPEA; translated from the coding sequence ATGTCGGATGATCATTTCCCCGCCGTCGATCCGCGCATTCTTCGGGCCGCCGCCGAGGGCTGCACGGAATCCCGCATCCTGATGAACCGGCGCCACATGCTCGGCGTCTCGGCGGGCTTCTTCGCCTGGGCCTTCGCGCCGAAATTCGCGGTCGCCGGATCGTCGACCGATCCGCGGCTGCTGCTGGTCATCATCCGCGGCGGCATGGACGGGCTCAACACCGTGGTGCCGTTCGGCGATCCGAACTACGCCGGCCTGCGCGGCGGCATCGCCATGCCGGCAGCGAGCACCATCCAGCTCAACTCGTTCTTCGGCATGCATCCCTCGCTGACCGCGCTCGGCAGCCTCTACGGCGCCGGCCAGGCCGCCGTGGTCCATGCCACCTGCACGCCGAAGCGCAACCGGTCGCATTTCGATGCGCAGGACAATCTGGAGACCGGCCTGCCGGCCGACGGCAACACCACCAACGCCACCGGCTGGTTGAACCGGCTCTTGACCGCGCTGCCGAGCGGCGACCCGATCCGCGTCGGCGGCGCGGTGCAGGTCGGCGAGGCCCCCGTGGTGCTGCGCGGGCCGGCCCCGGTGCTCGGCTGGTCGCCGACCTGGTTCTCGCATGTCAACCAGATCACGACCAACAACCTGCTCGGGGTCTACGATGCGGTCGATCCGGGCATGGCCGGTTATCTGCGCCGCGGTCTGACCGCCGACGCGCTCGCCGAGGCGGTCGATCCCAATGGCGGCAGCGAGGATATCAGCCAGTTGCGCAAGGCCTTTCGGGGCGCGGCGCGGATGATGCGGGTCGATACCGGGCCGCGCATCGCGGTCCTCTCGGTCGAGGGCTTCGACACCCATGTCGACCAGGGCGGCGCGACCGGGCAGCTCGCGACCCGGCTCGCCGAACTCGACGGCGGCATTGCCGACTACCGCACCGAGATGGCCGAGGCCTGGGCGCAGACGGTCGTCGTCTGTGTGACCGAATTCGGCCGCACCGCCGCCGTCAACGGCAATCTCGGCACCGATCACGGCGTCGGCACCGTCGCGCTGCTCGCCGGCGGCGCGGTCAACGGCGGCAATGTCTTCACCGACTGGCCCGGCCTCGCGCCGCAGAATCTCTACGAGCAGAGCGACCTCAACCCGACCACCGACCTGCGCTCGATCTTCAAGGGCGTGTTGCAGGACCATCTCGGTGTGCCGAAGACCCTTCTCGACGAAACCATCTTCCCGTCGAGCGCCTCGGTGCCGGTGCTGCAGAACCTGATCCGCTCGCCGGTCTCCGCCGACCAGATCGCCAAGAGCTCCCTGGTGACCGCGACGGCGAAGACCAAGGCCCTGCGTGGCAAGATGCAGGCGGGCTGGTCGGCGCCGACCCGGCCGGTCGACGCCAAATCCGCCGCGGGCCGCCGCAACCTCGGCGGTATCGCCAAGTATCGCCAGGCATTCCCCGAGGCCTGA
- a CDS encoding DUF1800 domain-containing protein, translating into MALTAAAAAKALLAMQRFGLGPKPGGIGRIGKDPLKALQNDLNGSAAISTSGLPTYAQAAVAGQNSFEEAYAYFQKECQARFSKQLEPEVGFLERLVLFWSNHFSMSAWKSNTVLGTIGQWERDVVRKNVLGKFSDMLIGTMRHPAMIAFLDNENSMGPNSPIGLSWGMGYNENLAREILELHTLGVGAGYTELDVTNLAKIITGWSYVRGWEADNKWNGGNQQNRGQFIFRPDWHEPGAITVLGKSYTQSGINQGLTVLRDLAIHPKTAEHIAYKLVLHFISDSPTPEMVNPVKTAFLNSGGNLKSTALALIKLPAALTGTPTKIRTPYELAVAQFRASKVTTWGDREWAVSEPLRALNHMPFERQTPDGYPDETAWWLNPDAMTIRLDTAQLFYDVFWWKTAPVPATLGAQLFDVALSAQSKALLAQTTDKRNGLTSLLMLPEFQRR; encoded by the coding sequence ATGGCACTCACGGCCGCAGCCGCCGCCAAGGCTCTACTCGCGATGCAGCGCTTCGGTCTCGGACCGAAGCCGGGGGGAATCGGCCGGATCGGCAAGGACCCGCTCAAGGCGCTCCAGAACGATCTCAACGGCAGTGCCGCAATCTCGACCTCGGGCCTGCCGACCTATGCCCAGGCGGCCGTGGCCGGGCAGAACTCGTTCGAAGAGGCCTATGCGTATTTCCAGAAGGAGTGCCAGGCCCGCTTCTCCAAACAGCTCGAGCCGGAAGTCGGCTTCCTGGAACGGCTCGTCCTGTTCTGGTCGAACCACTTCTCCATGTCGGCCTGGAAGTCCAACACGGTGTTGGGGACGATCGGGCAGTGGGAGCGGGACGTCGTGCGCAAGAACGTGCTCGGCAAGTTCTCGGACATGCTGATCGGTACCATGCGCCATCCGGCCATGATCGCCTTCCTGGACAACGAGAATTCGATGGGGCCGAACTCGCCGATCGGCCTGTCCTGGGGCATGGGCTACAACGAGAATCTCGCCCGCGAGATCCTGGAACTGCACACGCTCGGCGTCGGCGCCGGCTATACCGAGCTCGACGTGACCAATCTCGCCAAGATCATCACCGGATGGTCCTATGTGCGCGGCTGGGAAGCCGACAACAAATGGAACGGCGGCAACCAGCAGAACCGCGGCCAGTTCATCTTCCGCCCCGATTGGCACGAGCCGGGCGCGATCACGGTTCTCGGCAAGAGCTACACCCAGTCCGGCATCAACCAGGGCCTGACCGTGCTGCGCGATCTGGCGATCCATCCGAAGACCGCCGAGCACATCGCCTACAAGCTGGTGCTGCACTTCATCTCGGACAGCCCGACGCCCGAGATGGTCAACCCGGTCAAGACCGCCTTCCTGAATTCCGGCGGCAATCTGAAATCGACCGCGCTCGCCCTGATCAAGCTGCCGGCCGCCCTGACCGGCACGCCGACCAAGATCCGCACGCCCTACGAGCTTGCCGTCGCCCAGTTCCGCGCCTCGAAGGTGACCACCTGGGGTGACCGCGAATGGGCGGTGAGCGAGCCGCTGCGCGCGCTGAACCACATGCCCTTCGAGCGCCAGACGCCGGACGGCTATCCGGACGAGACGGCCTGGTGGCTGAACCCGGACGCCATGACCATAAGACTCGATACGGCGCAGCTCTTCTACGACGTGTTCTGGTGGAAGACGGCCCCGGTGCCGGCGACGCTCGGCGCGCAACTGTTCGATGTCGCCCTGTCGGCCCAGTCGAAGGCGCTGCTCGCCCAGACGACCGACAAGCGCAACGGCCTGACCAGCCTTCTCATGCTCCCCGAATTCCAGCGCAGGTGA
- a CDS encoding group II truncated hemoglobin: MDKGPATGADSEADRTTPYARIGGAAGVAAFVERFYGLMDTLPEAAACRAIHPPSLAGSAEKLTWYLTGWLGGPPLFVERRGAPMLRRRHFVAAIGAEERDGWLLCFHRAWAETVADPELTALIVPQVESLAHHMVNRE, encoded by the coding sequence ATGGACAAGGGACCCGCCACCGGGGCGGACAGCGAGGCGGACCGCACCACGCCCTATGCGCGGATCGGCGGCGCGGCCGGCGTCGCGGCCTTCGTCGAGCGCTTCTACGGCCTGATGGACACCCTGCCGGAGGCCGCCGCCTGCCGCGCGATCCATCCGCCGAGCCTCGCCGGCAGCGCCGAAAAGCTGACCTGGTATCTGACCGGCTGGCTCGGCGGCCCGCCGCTGTTCGTCGAACGGCGCGGCGCGCCGATGCTGCGCCGCCGGCATTTCGTCGCCGCGATCGGTGCGGAGGAGCGCGACGGCTGGCTCCTCTGCTTCCATCGCGCCTGGGCCGAGACGGTCGCCGATCCGGAGCTGACCGCGCTGATCGTGCCGCAGGTGGAAAGCCTCGCCCATCACATGGTCAACCGCGAATAG
- a CDS encoding cupin domain-containing protein — translation MSNPLIVVSRTDGPLRPSPIEPSWIHEGNPVASNAILSTSADGTASTIVWECTEGKFEWHYDVDETIHFLEGSVVIEADGMAPQRLGAGDVIFFKRGAVARWHVEKKVRKLAFFRRTVPGFVGFAIKVAGKLRRMIGGAGTPSGSLQEAR, via the coding sequence ATGAGCAACCCGTTGATTGTCGTTTCCCGAACCGACGGACCGCTGCGGCCCTCTCCGATCGAGCCGTCCTGGATCCATGAAGGCAATCCGGTCGCCTCGAACGCCATCCTGTCGACCAGTGCCGACGGCACCGCCTCGACGATCGTGTGGGAATGCACCGAGGGCAAGTTCGAGTGGCACTACGATGTCGACGAGACCATCCATTTCCTGGAGGGCTCGGTGGTCATCGAGGCCGACGGCATGGCGCCGCAGCGGCTCGGCGCCGGCGACGTGATCTTCTTCAAGCGCGGCGCTGTCGCCCGCTGGCATGTCGAGAAGAAGGTGCGCAAGCTCGCCTTCTTCCGCCGGACCGTCCCGGGCTTCGTCGGCTTCGCGATCAAGGTGGCCGGCAAGCTGCGCCGCATGATCGGCGGCGCCGGGACCCCGAGCGGTTCCCTGCAGGAAGCCCGCTGA
- a CDS encoding lipopolysaccharide biosynthesis protein — MIKSLLTGSAGLFAMRISGAGVGFLTQIMLAKTLGSHDLGIFYSATSLATVAGFVTSIGYSQIAYRFSARYRDASKARLFKAFVSRAMFDGLACSVAAAFLVVLACLLVPDLDPTTRVVYAVAGATIVPAASLVLNTNLAGAMRFFGWCYVPDGLVRPIIFLGLIVALEAFVRRPTGGEVMILFSTLVTVTALVVFRALQPHLPAIEMPRPEERRLGQRWRREALPLVLLSLYTNTFADVAILFATPFLSQSDIAVFGVCLKLSLLVGYFVQIAQQIAIPDLADARGKGDQAGMRRAARRSILLPLAFTSAAVLGCFVLGRQVLGLFGAEFGTARDVLVIMVATQVVRAMAGPSAHLLTLTGAQRLNAALCTGALVALFAANWVLGPRFGPAGAAWAVVISYTGWIVATAVAVRRLGEMRTDVVALFLNRPRAAVAPVCGAVREAPAE, encoded by the coding sequence TTGATCAAATCCCTCCTCACGGGCTCGGCCGGCTTGTTCGCCATGCGCATTTCCGGCGCCGGCGTGGGTTTCCTCACCCAGATCATGCTGGCGAAGACCCTCGGCAGCCATGATCTGGGCATCTTCTATTCGGCGACCTCGCTGGCGACCGTCGCCGGTTTCGTCACGTCGATCGGCTATTCGCAGATCGCCTACCGCTTCTCCGCGCGCTACCGCGACGCCTCGAAGGCGCGACTGTTCAAGGCCTTCGTGTCGCGCGCCATGTTCGACGGGCTGGCCTGCTCGGTCGCCGCCGCGTTCCTGGTCGTGCTCGCCTGCCTGCTGGTGCCCGATCTCGACCCGACCACCCGCGTCGTCTATGCGGTCGCCGGCGCGACCATCGTTCCGGCCGCCTCGCTGGTGCTGAACACCAACCTGGCCGGGGCGATGCGCTTCTTCGGCTGGTGTTACGTCCCCGATGGCCTGGTCCGTCCGATCATCTTTCTGGGGCTGATCGTCGCCCTGGAGGCGTTCGTGCGCCGGCCGACCGGCGGCGAGGTGATGATCCTCTTCTCGACGCTGGTCACGGTTACCGCCCTGGTCGTCTTCCGGGCGCTGCAGCCGCATCTGCCGGCCATCGAGATGCCGCGCCCGGAAGAACGGCGGCTCGGTCAGCGCTGGCGGCGCGAGGCGCTGCCGCTGGTGCTGCTGTCGCTCTACACCAACACCTTCGCGGATGTGGCGATCCTGTTCGCGACGCCGTTCCTCAGCCAATCCGACATCGCCGTCTTCGGCGTCTGCCTCAAACTCTCGCTGCTGGTCGGCTATTTCGTGCAGATCGCCCAGCAGATCGCGATTCCCGATCTGGCCGATGCGCGCGGCAAGGGCGATCAGGCCGGCATGCGCCGCGCCGCCCGACGCTCCATCCTGTTGCCGCTCGCCTTCACCAGTGCAGCGGTGCTCGGCTGCTTCGTGTTGGGCCGGCAGGTCCTCGGTCTGTTCGGGGCCGAGTTCGGTACGGCGCGCGACGTGCTGGTCATCATGGTGGCGACGCAGGTCGTCCGCGCCATGGCCGGACCGAGCGCGCATCTCCTGACCCTGACCGGCGCCCAGCGCCTCAACGCCGCGCTGTGCACCGGCGCCCTGGTGGCGCTCTTCGCCGCCAATTGGGTGCTCGGGCCGCGCTTCGGTCCGGCGGGCGCCGCCTGGGCGGTGGTGATCAGCTATACCGGCTGGATCGTCGCCACCGCCGTCGCGGTCCGCCGCCTCGGCGAGATGCGCACGGACGTGGTCGCTCTGTTCCTGAACCGGCCGAGGGCAGCCGTCGCCCCAGTGTGCGGGGCGGTGCGCGAGGCGCCGGCGGAGTGA
- a CDS encoding Ldh family oxidoreductase, with protein MARLSLEHIETLALDALVACGADGTAAAAVARSIRRAEADGIGSVGLGYLGTYLGHLKTGKVDGRAVPVVTTPRAGAVLADAGHGFAHPAFDLARPLLAAAARANGCATLAIRRSYSIGVLGHPVEDLAQNGLIALAFSNSPPNVAPWGGRKPLFGTNPLAFAVPRAGREPLVIDMATSQVTKVTLSAAARAGRTIPPDWAFDAQGQPTTDPVAGLGGSMAPMGGAKGAALALIVEILAAGLTGANFSQDASPYAKSDGPPPGVGQCFVAFDPAAYEPGFEARLEALVASIVAQPGTRLPGDRRLEARQRAETDGVDVDDALLAQIRTIQAS; from the coding sequence ATGGCCCGGCTCAGCCTTGAGCACATCGAAACCCTGGCGCTCGATGCGCTCGTCGCCTGCGGGGCCGACGGGACCGCCGCCGCCGCCGTCGCGCGGTCGATCCGCCGGGCTGAGGCGGACGGCATCGGCAGCGTCGGCCTCGGCTATCTCGGCACCTATCTCGGCCATCTCAAGACCGGCAAGGTCGACGGCCGCGCCGTGCCGGTGGTGACCACGCCGCGGGCGGGGGCGGTTCTCGCCGATGCCGGTCACGGCTTCGCCCATCCGGCCTTCGACCTTGCGCGCCCGCTGCTGGCGGCGGCGGCGCGGGCCAACGGCTGCGCCACGCTGGCGATCCGGCGGTCCTATTCGATCGGCGTGCTCGGCCATCCGGTCGAGGACCTGGCGCAGAACGGGCTGATCGCGCTGGCCTTCAGCAATTCGCCGCCCAATGTCGCGCCCTGGGGCGGCCGCAAGCCGCTCTTCGGCACCAATCCGCTGGCCTTCGCTGTCCCGAGGGCCGGCCGCGAGCCCCTGGTGATCGACATGGCGACCAGCCAGGTCACCAAGGTGACGCTGAGCGCGGCCGCCCGGGCCGGCCGGACCATCCCGCCGGACTGGGCCTTCGACGCGCAGGGGCAGCCGACCACGGATCCGGTCGCCGGCCTTGGAGGGTCGATGGCGCCGATGGGCGGCGCCAAGGGCGCGGCGCTGGCGCTGATCGTCGAGATCCTGGCGGCGGGCCTGACGGGCGCGAATTTCTCGCAGGATGCCTCGCCCTACGCGAAATCCGACGGGCCGCCGCCGGGTGTCGGGCAGTGCTTCGTCGCCTTCGATCCCGCCGCCTATGAGCCCGGATTCGAGGCGCGGCTGGAGGCCCTGGTGGCGTCCATCGTCGCCCAGCCGGGCACGCGCCTGCCCGGAGACCGCCGCCTGGAGGCCCGCCAGCGGGCCGAGACGGACGGCGTCGATGTCGACGACGCGCTTCTCGCACAGATCAGGACGATCCAGGCCTCATGA